From Candidatus Hydrogenedentota bacterium, one genomic window encodes:
- a CDS encoding elongation factor Tu: MAKAKFERNKPHVNVGTIGH, from the coding sequence ATGGCGAAGGCAAAATTCGAGCGCAACAAGCCGCACGTGAACGTGGGCACCATCGGTCACG
- a CDS encoding tyrosine--tRNA ligase, with protein sequence MTLIEELSWRGLLHQQTHETIGAELEKGPMTLYCGFDPTADSLHVGSLVPIMGLAHFQRAGHRPIALVGGGTGLIGDPSFKATERALLTKEQVEINAAGIQKQLALVLDFEGPNGAILLNNIDWLGKLGFIDFLRDVGKHFSVNVMLGKESVRQRLEDRDHGISYTEFTYSLLQAYDFMQLNAHHGCRLQIGGSDQWGNIVAGMDLTRRVLNAETFGLTLPLVTKSDGSKFGKSESGNIWLDAARTSPYKFYQFWLNQADADAARYLKYFTFLSQEEVVDYERQISEEPHKRAAQQRLAEEVTRMIHGEDALTNAVKASQAMFGGDLRGLDEATLADLFSEVPSSTLSPTLLSAGRNLLEVLVEAGVFPSKGEGRRTVKNGGLYLNSARVEDEGAVLGVDSLLTGTMAVVRVGKKNYHLLRFE encoded by the coding sequence ATGACATTGATTGAAGAACTATCCTGGCGCGGCCTGCTCCACCAGCAGACCCATGAGACGATCGGGGCGGAACTGGAAAAGGGCCCGATGACCCTTTACTGCGGGTTTGACCCCACGGCGGACAGCCTTCACGTGGGCAGTCTGGTGCCGATCATGGGTCTGGCCCATTTTCAGCGGGCGGGTCATCGCCCGATTGCGCTGGTGGGCGGCGGCACGGGCCTCATCGGCGATCCGAGCTTCAAGGCGACGGAACGGGCGCTTTTGACGAAGGAGCAGGTGGAGATCAACGCGGCGGGTATCCAGAAGCAACTGGCGCTGGTGCTGGACTTTGAGGGGCCCAACGGCGCGATTCTGCTCAATAACATCGACTGGCTTGGGAAGCTGGGCTTCATCGATTTTCTGCGCGATGTGGGCAAGCATTTCAGTGTGAACGTGATGCTGGGGAAGGAGTCGGTTCGCCAGCGTCTTGAAGACCGGGATCACGGGATTTCCTACACGGAATTCACCTACAGCCTGCTCCAGGCCTATGATTTCATGCAACTGAACGCGCACCATGGTTGCCGGCTGCAGATCGGGGGCAGCGATCAGTGGGGCAATATCGTGGCGGGGATGGACCTGACGCGGCGGGTGCTTAATGCGGAGACCTTCGGGCTGACGCTGCCGCTGGTGACAAAATCGGACGGTTCCAAGTTTGGCAAGTCGGAGTCGGGCAATATCTGGCTGGATGCGGCGCGGACTTCGCCCTATAAGTTTTACCAGTTCTGGTTGAATCAGGCGGATGCGGATGCGGCGCGGTATTTGAAATATTTCACCTTCCTCAGCCAGGAGGAGGTTGTGGATTATGAGCGCCAGATTTCGGAGGAGCCCCATAAGCGGGCCGCCCAGCAGCGCCTTGCGGAAGAGGTCACGCGCATGATTCATGGCGAGGATGCGCTGACCAACGCGGTGAAGGCGTCACAAGCCATGTTTGGCGGCGATCTGCGCGGTCTGGATGAGGCGACGCTGGCGGACCTGTTCAGCGAGGTGCCGAGCAGCACCCTCTCCCCCACTCTGCTTTCCGCGGGGCGGAACCTTCTGGAGGTTCTGGTGGAGGCGGGCGTTTTCCCGAGCAAGGGCGAGGGACGTCGCACGGTTAAGAATGGCGGACTTTACTTGAACAGCGCGCGCGTTGAAGATGAGGGCGCGGTGCTGGGCGTGGATTCACTGCTTACGGGCACGATGGCCGTGGTGCGTGTTGGCAAGAAGAATTACCACCTGCTGCGATTCGAGTGA
- a CDS encoding AraC family transcriptional regulator gives MSDIVPDLVIQDLKKWSPYCREHYFPRRSERAAVVEKKGIAEGGITEAHPGYEIGRTNPGFHLLLYPFKGHGQVFSKYPVRRVGRDQALLIPAGTAFNYRPYRGPWSFLWFHLTDTGRWRHLREETIVVRGTALTSQLEKSMAEFLRESHGISRSSPRAARLHAELIALYLEREFGHGVESEGSDLHVRLDKLWEKVNASLDHQWEVEHMAEELHVSVAHLHRMVQAATGTSPMRMVTRLRMERAQDLLIILDCKIRNVAEMVGYHNEFAFSVAFKRFCGVTPGEFRKQR, from the coding sequence ATGTCAGACATCGTACCGGATCTGGTGATTCAAGACTTGAAAAAGTGGTCGCCCTACTGCCGGGAACACTACTTTCCCCGCCGCTCCGAGCGGGCCGCCGTCGTGGAAAAAAAAGGCATCGCGGAAGGCGGAATCACCGAGGCCCATCCCGGCTACGAAATCGGACGCACCAATCCGGGTTTTCACCTTTTGCTCTATCCCTTTAAGGGACATGGGCAGGTCTTCAGCAAGTACCCCGTCCGACGCGTCGGACGCGACCAGGCCCTCCTCATTCCCGCCGGAACCGCCTTTAACTACCGGCCCTACCGCGGACCCTGGTCCTTTCTCTGGTTCCACCTGACCGACACCGGCCGCTGGCGCCACCTGAGAGAGGAGACCATCGTCGTCCGGGGCACCGCCCTCACCTCCCAGTTGGAGAAGTCCATGGCGGAATTCCTGCGGGAATCTCATGGCATCAGCCGCTCATCGCCCCGGGCCGCGCGTCTCCACGCTGAGTTGATCGCCCTCTATCTGGAGCGCGAATTCGGTCACGGTGTCGAATCCGAAGGCAGCGACCTGCACGTGCGCCTCGACAAGCTCTGGGAAAAGGTAAACGCCAGTCTCGACCACCAGTGGGAAGTCGAGCACATGGCCGAAGAGTTGCACGTGTCGGTGGCCCACCTCCACCGCATGGTACAGGCCGCCACGGGCACCTCGCCCATGCGCATGGTCACCCGCCTGCGCATGGAACGCGCCCAGGATCTGCTCATCATCCTCGACTGCAAAATCCGCAACGTCGCGGAGATGGTGGGCTACCACAACGAGTTCGCCTTCTCCGTCGCCTTCAAGCGTTTCTGCGGCGTTACCCCCGGCGAATTTCGCAAGCAGCGGTAG
- a CDS encoding DUF1343 domain-containing protein: MGASEFNEALERAVKDSGAPGAVGYVGHGGETLFHEAVGMRTLLPEPEAARRDTIYDLASLTKVIATATSVLLLHERGLLDLDRPVSEILPLPAFKTITPRHLLTHTAGLPPFKTWHKEAGSVDEYIQRIAALPLESAPGEQRVYSDLGFMMLGRIVEIIGKNALDSFAQENIFKPLGMEHTGFNIPAAWRERCAATEQCPWRGKLMRGEVHDENAYAVGGVSGHAGLFAPAGDLARFCRGLLGGKLLKPETIAMMARPGAVARYPWQVLGWKIDPWAEGSEGHLRSRRAIGHTGWTGTSLWLDLDSHHFVILLSNTPHPTRDLRDNATLRRTFHEPVAAACHPVTTNAHTGLDRITWDAFDALKGKRVAVLANHGAIDLAGRPLLDVLALASEVTVVRVFSPEHGFSGQAEAGENVGVQRAPIPLVSLYGDQKKPTRDQLRDVDLLLVDLPDIGARYYTYMATMKDCMEVCAEAAVPVMVLDRPNPLGGAILEGPIATSVGSLVCCAPIPVRHGMTLGELAMFFKSTFTSCAAVDLSVSELNAWPRSFLAPQCALPWVPPSPNIPTFESALLYIGTCLFEGVNLNEGRGTDTPFQVLGAPWLDAGKVIGGIKKEDQRGCRLEAITYTPRAIPGKASSPVYRDQNCNGIRIHLERAADARPFRLACALLRAIQQTHEKNLEWKPFFDTLAGGEALRRAIQSGIKTEDYVQSLDAELARFDAARPRRYET; this comes from the coding sequence ATGGGAGCAAGCGAATTCAACGAGGCGCTGGAGCGGGCCGTCAAGGACTCCGGTGCGCCGGGAGCCGTGGGCTACGTCGGCCATGGGGGCGAGACGCTCTTTCACGAGGCCGTCGGCATGCGCACCCTTCTGCCCGAGCCCGAAGCGGCCCGACGCGACACTATCTACGACCTGGCCTCTCTCACCAAAGTCATCGCGACGGCCACTTCCGTCCTCCTCCTCCACGAGCGGGGCCTGCTCGATCTCGATCGGCCGGTCTCGGAAATACTTCCCCTGCCCGCATTCAAGACCATCACCCCGCGCCATCTGCTCACCCATACCGCGGGCCTGCCTCCGTTCAAGACCTGGCACAAGGAAGCCGGCTCCGTCGATGAGTATATCCAGCGCATCGCCGCCCTGCCCCTCGAATCGGCGCCCGGCGAACAGCGTGTCTATTCCGATCTCGGATTCATGATGCTCGGGCGCATCGTGGAAATCATCGGGAAGAATGCGCTGGATTCGTTCGCCCAAGAGAATATCTTCAAGCCCCTCGGCATGGAACACACCGGCTTCAATATTCCCGCGGCCTGGCGGGAGCGCTGCGCCGCAACCGAGCAATGCCCCTGGCGCGGCAAATTGATGCGGGGCGAAGTTCATGATGAAAACGCCTACGCCGTCGGTGGCGTCTCCGGCCATGCCGGGCTCTTCGCGCCCGCGGGCGACCTGGCGCGATTCTGTCGCGGGCTCCTGGGCGGAAAGCTACTCAAGCCCGAGACCATCGCCATGATGGCGCGGCCGGGCGCCGTAGCCCGCTACCCATGGCAGGTGCTCGGCTGGAAGATCGATCCCTGGGCCGAGGGCTCCGAAGGGCACTTGCGCTCGCGGCGCGCCATTGGTCACACCGGTTGGACCGGCACAAGCCTCTGGTTGGACCTCGACTCCCACCATTTCGTGATACTCCTGAGCAACACGCCCCACCCGACCCGTGACCTGCGGGACAACGCCACACTGCGTCGCACCTTTCACGAACCCGTGGCCGCGGCCTGCCATCCCGTCACCACCAACGCACATACCGGCCTGGATCGAATCACCTGGGACGCCTTCGACGCGTTAAAGGGGAAGCGTGTCGCCGTCCTCGCCAATCACGGCGCAATCGACCTCGCCGGGCGCCCCCTCCTCGACGTCCTCGCACTGGCGTCCGAGGTCACCGTGGTGCGCGTCTTCAGTCCGGAGCACGGGTTCAGCGGCCAGGCGGAAGCGGGGGAGAACGTCGGTGTGCAGCGCGCCCCCATTCCCCTCGTCAGCCTCTACGGCGATCAGAAGAAGCCCACCCGCGACCAGTTGCGCGATGTGGACCTGCTCCTCGTCGACCTTCCCGATATCGGCGCACGGTACTACACCTACATGGCCACCATGAAAGACTGCATGGAAGTCTGTGCCGAGGCCGCCGTACCGGTCATGGTGCTGGACCGGCCCAACCCACTCGGCGGCGCCATACTCGAAGGACCCATCGCCACCAGCGTGGGTTCCCTCGTCTGCTGCGCGCCCATCCCCGTGCGCCATGGCATGACCCTCGGCGAACTTGCCATGTTCTTCAAAAGCACCTTCACGTCCTGCGCCGCCGTCGATCTCTCCGTAAGCGAACTCAACGCCTGGCCCCGATCCTTCCTGGCGCCCCAGTGCGCCCTGCCCTGGGTGCCGCCCTCACCCAATATTCCCACCTTCGAGTCCGCACTCCTCTACATCGGGACCTGCCTCTTCGAGGGCGTCAATCTCAATGAGGGAAGGGGCACCGATACGCCCTTCCAGGTCCTGGGCGCGCCCTGGCTCGACGCGGGAAAAGTCATCGGCGGAATCAAAAAGGAAGACCAGCGCGGCTGCCGGCTGGAGGCCATCACCTACACCCCTCGCGCCATTCCCGGCAAGGCAAGTTCACCCGTCTATCGCGATCAGAACTGCAACGGGATCCGGATCCATCTGGAGCGTGCCGCCGACGCGCGCCCCTTCCGGCTGGCCTGCGCCCTCCTTCGCGCCATCCAACAAACCCACGAAAAAAACCTGGAGTGGAAGCCCTTCTTCGATACCCTCGCAGGCGGCGAGGCGCTGCGCCGGGCGATTCAATCCGGAATCAAAACCGAAGACTATGTGCAATCGCTGGACGCGGAACTCGCGCGCTTCGACGCCGCGCGACCACGGCGCTACGAGACATAA
- a CDS encoding histone H1-like repetitive region-containing protein produces MVAAKKPAAKKPAAKKPAAKKAAVKKPAAKKAAAKKPAAKKPAAKKPAAKKPAAKKPAAKKPAAKKPAAKKAAAKKPAAKKPAAKKAAAK; encoded by the coding sequence ATGGTCGCTGCAAAGAAGCCTGCCGCTAAGAAGCCGGCTGCAAAGAAACCCGCCGCCAAGAAGGCCGCTGTGAAGAAACCCGCTGCGAAGAAGGCCGCCGCGAAGAAGCCTGCTGCGAAGAAGCCGGCCGCGAAGAAGCCCGCCGCGAAGAAGCCGGCCGCCAAGAAGCCTGCTGCGAAGAAGCCCGCCGCGAAGAAGCCTGCTGCGAAAAAAGCCGCCGCAAAGAAGCCCGCTGCGAAAAAGCCGGCCGCCAAGAAAGCCGCCGCAAAGTAA
- a CDS encoding endonuclease/exonuclease/phosphatase family protein has translation MSRIGTTLTALATPESGLARGIFLRAKILLVVSGLATLLGALGTLHWLLEILSHFVAWHGMLTAAALLQFSLIRRWRWAGAAAIVLALQLMQPLSWYLPTPSTSQQPNLRLLLANVLTSNMDKDRFLALVDAVDPDVICVQEADDAWAEALEALHVRFPVNSIVPRADNFGIAFYSRLPGGMSGVLFQREHDVPALAATVEVAGRTLSILDVHALPPIGKLMADHRNRHLKSIRNWFEEQSGPAVLLGDLNLTMFSPEYRRFVQGMDLRNARQGFGPRGTWPTWVPFARLPLDQCLIRGDIDVTSFATGPDIGSDHLPIIVDLFVPPA, from the coding sequence ATGAGTCGGATCGGGACGACCTTGACCGCACTGGCGACGCCGGAAAGCGGCCTCGCGCGTGGAATTTTCCTGCGCGCAAAGATTCTCCTCGTCGTGTCGGGCCTCGCCACGCTTCTGGGCGCGTTGGGAACGCTCCACTGGCTTCTGGAAATACTCAGCCACTTCGTCGCCTGGCATGGGATGCTAACCGCCGCGGCACTCCTGCAATTTTCGCTGATAAGGCGATGGCGATGGGCCGGAGCCGCGGCTATCGTGCTCGCGCTCCAGCTCATGCAGCCTCTATCGTGGTATCTGCCCACCCCATCAACATCCCAACAGCCCAACCTGCGCCTCCTGCTGGCCAACGTGCTTACCTCCAACATGGACAAAGATCGATTCCTCGCCCTCGTGGACGCCGTGGACCCCGATGTGATCTGCGTGCAGGAGGCGGATGACGCCTGGGCGGAGGCCCTCGAAGCGCTCCATGTCCGATTTCCAGTCAATTCCATCGTGCCCCGCGCCGACAATTTCGGTATCGCCTTCTACAGCCGCCTGCCGGGCGGCATGAGCGGCGTATTGTTTCAACGGGAGCACGACGTGCCCGCGCTCGCGGCCACCGTTGAAGTCGCGGGACGCACACTGTCCATCCTCGATGTGCACGCATTGCCCCCTATTGGAAAGCTCATGGCCGATCATCGAAATCGACACCTCAAATCGATCCGAAACTGGTTCGAGGAACAATCCGGCCCCGCTGTACTGCTCGGAGACCTCAATCTCACCATGTTCTCGCCGGAATACCGGCGATTTGTGCAAGGGATGGACCTGCGCAACGCGCGGCAGGGCTTCGGGCCGCGGGGCACCTGGCCCACTTGGGTGCCTTTCGCGCGTCTGCCGCTCGATCAATGTCTGATCCGGGGCGACATCGACGTCACATCCTTCGCGACGGGTCCGGATATCGGCTCCGATCATCTGCCCATCATCGTCGATCTCTTCGTCCCACCCGCATGA